The following are from one region of the Geoalkalibacter subterraneus genome:
- a CDS encoding peptidylprolyl isomerase: protein MKLIKGLVLFLLLSASTVMASEPQAVILTDHGEIHLELYEEQAPQTVANFRKLAKQGFYDGLSFHRVVPGFVVQGGDPAGNGSGGPGYDLPAEIDPQLKHRTGTLAMARKGDQVNPQRRSSGSQFYICLAPQPHLDGAYTIFGQVKEGMDAVRKVRAGDRILEIKFVEER, encoded by the coding sequence ATGAAATTGATCAAGGGACTCGTTCTGTTTCTGCTTCTGTCCGCATCTACGGTTATGGCTTCAGAACCTCAGGCGGTGATTCTTACCGATCACGGGGAGATCCATCTGGAACTCTACGAAGAGCAGGCGCCGCAAACGGTGGCCAATTTCAGGAAACTTGCCAAACAGGGTTTTTACGACGGCCTCAGTTTTCATCGGGTGGTTCCCGGTTTTGTCGTCCAGGGTGGAGATCCGGCCGGTAATGGCTCCGGAGGGCCGGGATATGATCTGCCGGCCGAAATAGACCCGCAGCTCAAACACCGCACCGGTACCCTGGCCATGGCCCGCAAAGGCGATCAGGTGAACCCTCAAAGGCGCTCCTCGGGCTCGCAATTCTACATCTGTCTTGCCCCGCAGCCCCACCTGGATGGTGCCTATACCATTTTCGGCCAGGTTAAGGAAGGGATGGATGCAGTTCGCAAGGTACGCGCCGGGGACCGTATTCTTGAAATCAAATTTGTCGAGGAGCGTTGA
- the dnaN gene encoding DNA polymerase III subunit beta, giving the protein MKFAVEKQVFLKGLAKIQGIVEKKNTIPVLANVLITAEEDRLCLTATDLEVGMRAFYPARIESAGSITVSAKKLYEIIRELPEGEISFRAKENCWIEIRGGKALFNLVGLSPEEFPFFPTADDNETISLQSDILSTMVEKTAFAMSADETKYNLNGIFFKTREEDGKHALVMAATDGHRLAKIQRPIDQTSIPQLEKGVIFPRKGIFELKKIAEEGDNEIKLGFLENSAIINKGDTTVVMRLVDGEFPEYERVIPTSNNLTAHIPSETFLHALRRMATLSSEKSKGVRIALKEGLMEISSSNPELGDAREDIEVDYSGQEVAIGFNARYLLDILQSIDEEQVAFHLKDNLSPGLMTPVEDKNYLAVIMPMRL; this is encoded by the coding sequence ATGAAATTCGCGGTGGAAAAACAGGTCTTCCTCAAAGGCCTGGCAAAAATTCAGGGAATCGTTGAGAAAAAAAACACTATCCCCGTCCTGGCCAATGTTCTGATCACAGCGGAAGAGGACCGTCTCTGTCTCACCGCCACCGATCTCGAAGTCGGTATGCGAGCGTTTTATCCGGCTCGCATCGAGAGTGCCGGATCAATCACCGTATCTGCTAAAAAACTGTACGAAATTATCCGGGAACTTCCTGAAGGCGAAATTTCTTTTCGCGCCAAGGAAAACTGCTGGATCGAAATCCGGGGAGGAAAAGCGCTCTTCAACCTGGTCGGCCTTTCCCCGGAAGAATTTCCCTTTTTTCCCACCGCCGACGATAATGAAACCATCAGCCTGCAGAGCGATATTCTCTCAACAATGGTCGAGAAGACCGCATTTGCCATGTCCGCGGACGAAACAAAATACAACCTGAACGGTATCTTTTTTAAAACCCGCGAAGAAGATGGAAAACACGCCCTGGTCATGGCCGCCACAGACGGCCATCGCCTGGCAAAAATTCAGCGGCCTATCGACCAGACTTCCATTCCCCAGTTGGAGAAAGGAGTCATCTTTCCTCGCAAAGGTATCTTCGAACTGAAAAAAATCGCCGAAGAAGGGGATAATGAAATTAAACTCGGATTTCTGGAAAACAGCGCTATTATCAACAAAGGTGACACGACCGTCGTAATGAGACTGGTCGATGGAGAGTTTCCCGAATATGAGCGGGTGATACCGACCAGCAACAATCTGACCGCTCACATCCCTTCTGAAACTTTTCTTCACGCCTTACGGCGTATGGCAACTCTCTCAAGCGAGAAATCCAAAGGCGTTCGCATCGCTCTCAAGGAAGGACTGATGGAAATCTCGTCCTCAAATCCTGAACTGGGCGACGCCCGCGAGGATATTGAAGTTGACTATTCGGGTCAGGAGGTTGCCATCGGTTTTAACGCTCGCTATCTTCTCGATATCCTGCAGAGCATCGACGAGGAGCAGGTTGCTTTTCATCTCAAAGACAATCTGTCGCCCGGTTTGATGACCCCGGTCGAAGATAAAAATTATCTGGCAGTGATTATGCCGATGCGTTTATAA
- the gyrB gene encoding DNA topoisomerase (ATP-hydrolyzing) subunit B, producing MSDNQQNILPPEIKKDYGADSIKVLEGLAAVRKRPAMYIGSTSVQGLHHLVYEVVDNSIDEAMAGHCDEVLVTLHIDGSLTVEDNGRGIPVDMHPGMKKTAAEVVMTVLHAGGKFDNDSYKVSGGLHGVGISVVNALSSRLDLEIRRNNVIYRQSYERGVPLAPLAEDGATKKRGTKITFWPDAEIFETVEFSFETLSQRLRELAFLNAGVKVNIFDERSEKKHEFHYEGGIVSFVEYLNRAKTPLHPQPIYFKGEREGVEVEVAIQYNDGYDEKIFSFANNINTHEGGSHMAGFKGALTRTMNNYATANNLLKNVKTSISGDDLREGMAAVLSVKIPDPQFEGQTKTKLGNSEVKGYVESLMNEKLAEYLEENPQVARKILEKGIEAARAREAARKARDLTRRKGALEGLSLPGKLADCQEKDPALSEIYLVEGDSAGGSAKQGRDRRTQAILPLKGKILNVEKSRFDKMLTSAEIRTLITAMGTGIGKDDFDVAKLRYHRIIIMTDADVDGSHIRTLLLTFFFRQMPELVERGHLYIAQPPLYKIKRGKKEIYLKDDASLLDYLLDEGTEGATVQMEKSGKVLRGKQIIPTLRNIIDYNNLFEKMTHKGINREILRVFVTGKIQNGFADMLDLTPLAQRLEEVEPRASYQVLEDPPRILFTLGNLRARLDQNGLEILSSPEYKMLLQAYRKVEEICLEEKAFISYENKDVLEVTDRQELLDHFLERAKKGQYIQRYKGLGEMNPEQLWETTMDPDKRVLLQVKIEDAVEADEIFTVLMGDQVEPRREFIENNALNVSNLDI from the coding sequence ATGAGTGACAACCAGCAAAATATCCTGCCCCCCGAAATTAAAAAAGACTACGGCGCTGACAGCATCAAGGTGCTTGAAGGGTTGGCGGCGGTGCGCAAACGCCCGGCCATGTACATCGGCTCTACATCCGTTCAGGGACTGCACCACCTGGTTTACGAAGTGGTGGACAATTCCATTGACGAGGCCATGGCCGGTCACTGTGACGAGGTCTTGGTCACCCTGCATATCGACGGATCCTTGACGGTTGAGGACAACGGACGTGGAATTCCGGTGGATATGCACCCCGGGATGAAAAAAACGGCGGCTGAAGTAGTCATGACGGTGCTGCATGCCGGCGGAAAATTCGATAACGACTCCTACAAGGTCTCCGGCGGTCTGCACGGCGTCGGCATATCGGTGGTTAATGCCCTCTCCTCACGCCTTGACCTGGAAATTCGCCGCAACAATGTTATTTACCGCCAGAGTTACGAACGTGGAGTTCCTCTTGCTCCGCTGGCCGAAGATGGTGCAACCAAAAAACGCGGAACCAAAATTACCTTCTGGCCGGACGCCGAAATTTTCGAAACGGTGGAATTCTCGTTTGAGACCCTCTCCCAGCGCCTGCGCGAGCTGGCATTTCTCAATGCCGGCGTCAAAGTCAATATTTTCGATGAGCGCAGCGAAAAGAAACACGAATTTCATTACGAAGGCGGCATCGTCTCCTTCGTGGAATATCTCAACCGTGCCAAAACCCCGCTGCATCCTCAGCCGATCTATTTCAAAGGAGAGCGTGAAGGGGTCGAAGTCGAGGTGGCGATCCAGTACAACGATGGTTACGACGAGAAGATCTTCTCCTTTGCCAACAATATCAATACCCATGAGGGCGGCAGTCACATGGCGGGTTTCAAGGGGGCGCTGACCCGCACCATGAATAACTACGCCACTGCCAATAACCTGCTGAAGAACGTCAAGACTTCCATCAGCGGTGATGATCTGCGTGAAGGGATGGCGGCTGTGCTTTCAGTCAAAATACCCGATCCGCAGTTCGAGGGGCAGACCAAGACCAAACTCGGCAACTCCGAAGTCAAGGGCTATGTCGAATCCCTGATGAACGAAAAACTGGCGGAATACCTGGAGGAAAATCCCCAGGTGGCGCGCAAGATCCTGGAAAAGGGGATCGAGGCGGCCCGTGCCCGCGAAGCGGCGCGCAAGGCCCGCGATCTGACCCGCCGCAAGGGGGCTCTGGAAGGATTGTCGCTGCCAGGCAAACTGGCCGATTGCCAGGAGAAGGATCCTGCTCTGTCGGAAATTTACCTGGTCGAGGGTGATTCGGCAGGCGGCAGTGCCAAGCAGGGGCGCGACCGACGCACCCAGGCTATTCTGCCCCTCAAGGGCAAGATCCTCAACGTCGAGAAGTCACGTTTTGACAAGATGCTGACCTCGGCGGAAATTCGCACCCTGATCACCGCCATGGGCACCGGCATCGGCAAGGATGACTTCGACGTCGCCAAGCTGCGCTATCACCGCATCATTATCATGACCGACGCCGACGTCGATGGTTCCCATATCCGCACCCTGCTGCTGACCTTTTTCTTTCGCCAGATGCCGGAGCTGGTCGAACGCGGCCACCTCTACATCGCCCAGCCGCCGCTGTACAAGATCAAGCGCGGCAAGAAAGAGATCTACCTCAAAGACGACGCCTCGCTGCTCGACTACCTGCTCGACGAAGGTACTGAGGGCGCAACGGTACAGATGGAAAAAAGCGGCAAGGTGCTGCGCGGCAAGCAGATTATTCCGACCCTGCGTAATATCATCGATTACAACAACCTTTTCGAGAAGATGACTCACAAGGGAATCAACCGCGAAATTCTGCGGGTGTTCGTTACCGGCAAGATTCAGAATGGCTTTGCCGACATGCTCGATCTCACCCCTCTTGCGCAGCGGCTTGAAGAGGTTGAGCCACGGGCCAGCTATCAGGTCCTCGAAGATCCGCCGCGCATCCTGTTTACCCTTGGAAACCTGCGTGCCCGCCTCGACCAGAACGGCCTCGAGATCCTGTCCAGCCCCGAGTACAAGATGCTGCTGCAAGCCTACCGCAAGGTGGAGGAAATCTGCCTGGAGGAGAAAGCCTTTATCTCCTACGAGAACAAGGACGTGCTGGAGGTGACGGATCGCCAGGAGCTGCTCGATCATTTCCTCGAGCGTGCCAAGAAGGGGCAGTACATCCAGCGCTACAAGGGGTTGGGAGAGATGAACCCGGAGCAGCTGTGGGAGACCACCATGGACCCGGACAAGCGGGTGCTGCTGCAGGTCAAGATCGAGGATGCGGTAGAAGCCGATGAGATCTTTACCGTGCTGATGGGCGATCAAGTGGAGCCGCGCCGCGAGTTTATCGAAAACAACGCCCTCAACGTCTCAAACCTCGATATCTAA
- the gyrA gene encoding DNA gyrase subunit A encodes MQEQPPSNRFTVNIEDEMRKSYMDYAMSVIIGRALPDVRDGLKPVHRRVLFAMHDLGNEWNKPYKKSARVVGDVIGKYHPHGDSAVYDTIVRMAQDFSMRHPLVDGQGNFGSIDGDSAAAMRYTEVRMARLASELLADIEKETVDHGLNYDESLSEPLVLPAKFPNLLVNGSEGIAVGMATKIPPHNLGEVIDGLVAIIDDPRLQIEELIEKIPGPDFPTAGFIFGVEGIREAYRNGRGIIHMRARALVEVDKRTGREAIIITEIPYQVNKARLIEKIADLVKEKKIEGISDLRDESDRDGMRIVIELKRDTIPAVILNQLYKMTAMQSSFGIIMLAIVNGQPQILDLRRLLDLFIDHRKEVVTRRCIFDLKKAEARAHVLEGLKIALENLDEVIAIIKGSSNSGEAKERLIARFQFSDIQAQAILDMRLHRLTGLERDKIMAEYQEVLALIARLKEILASEVEILKIIRAELIEVKEKFANPRRTEIVARTGELSLEDLIVEEDMVVTVSHSGYIKRNAVSLYRAQRRGGKGKTGMRPKDEDFVERLFIASTHSNVLFFTDQGKVYWLKVHEIPQGGRASRGKAIVNLLNLAPGEKVMTVLPVKDFVPGKYILTATQNGIVKKTDLMAYSNPRAGGIIALTIDEGDRLIAARLTDGDMDILLASRNGKSIRFHETDVRSMGRTARGVRGMALEGDDLVIGMETVTESTAATLVTVTENGYGKRTSLDEYRVQSRGGKGIITIKASERNGKVVDIKLCEEDSDLMFITDRGKVLRTSVGHLSIIGRNTQGVRLMVLEPDERIVAVAKLAEKEEDQELDEVLEQADGDAIDDNPDETP; translated from the coding sequence ATGCAGGAACAACCACCTTCAAATCGCTTCACTGTCAATATCGAAGACGAAATGCGCAAGTCCTATATGGACTACGCCATGAGCGTCATCATCGGACGTGCATTGCCCGATGTACGCGACGGCCTCAAACCGGTGCACCGGCGAGTGCTGTTCGCCATGCACGACCTGGGCAACGAATGGAACAAACCGTACAAGAAATCGGCGCGTGTGGTCGGTGACGTTATCGGTAAGTATCACCCCCACGGCGATTCGGCGGTCTACGATACCATCGTGCGCATGGCGCAGGATTTTTCCATGCGCCATCCGCTGGTGGACGGTCAGGGCAATTTCGGTTCAATCGACGGCGATTCCGCCGCCGCCATGCGTTACACCGAGGTGCGCATGGCACGGCTGGCTTCGGAGCTGCTGGCCGATATCGAGAAAGAAACCGTCGATCACGGGCTTAACTACGATGAATCGTTGAGTGAACCCCTGGTTCTGCCGGCTAAATTTCCCAACCTGCTGGTCAACGGCTCCGAGGGGATTGCGGTCGGCATGGCGACCAAAATTCCCCCCCATAACCTGGGAGAAGTAATCGACGGCCTGGTGGCCATCATCGATGATCCGCGTCTGCAGATCGAAGAGTTGATCGAAAAGATCCCGGGACCGGATTTTCCCACCGCCGGCTTTATTTTCGGTGTCGAGGGGATTCGCGAAGCCTACCGCAATGGCCGCGGCATCATCCACATGCGGGCGCGCGCCCTGGTGGAAGTGGACAAGCGCACCGGTAGGGAAGCGATCATCATCACCGAAATCCCTTATCAGGTGAACAAGGCAAGGCTCATCGAAAAGATCGCCGACCTGGTCAAGGAGAAGAAGATCGAGGGGATCAGCGACCTGCGCGACGAGTCGGACCGCGACGGGATGCGCATCGTCATCGAACTCAAGCGAGACACCATCCCGGCGGTTATTCTCAACCAGCTCTACAAGATGACGGCGATGCAGTCCTCCTTCGGCATCATCATGCTCGCTATCGTCAACGGGCAGCCGCAGATTCTCGACTTGCGCCGCCTGCTCGATCTGTTCATCGATCACCGCAAGGAAGTGGTGACGCGGCGCTGCATTTTCGATCTGAAGAAGGCCGAAGCCCGCGCCCATGTTCTGGAAGGCCTCAAGATCGCCCTCGAGAATCTTGACGAGGTGATCGCGATTATCAAGGGCAGCTCCAACTCCGGGGAAGCCAAGGAGCGCCTCATCGCGCGTTTCCAGTTTTCCGACATCCAGGCTCAGGCCATTCTCGATATGCGCCTACACCGCCTGACCGGTCTGGAGCGCGACAAGATCATGGCCGAGTACCAGGAGGTGCTGGCCCTGATCGCGCGACTCAAGGAGATTCTGGCCAGCGAAGTGGAAATTCTCAAGATCATTCGCGCCGAACTGATCGAGGTGAAGGAAAAGTTCGCTAATCCGCGCCGTACCGAGATCGTGGCCCGCACCGGTGAACTGTCGTTGGAAGACCTGATCGTCGAAGAGGATATGGTGGTCACCGTCTCTCACAGCGGCTATATCAAGCGCAATGCCGTCTCCCTCTACCGCGCCCAGCGCCGCGGCGGCAAGGGCAAAACCGGCATGCGCCCCAAGGACGAGGATTTCGTCGAGCGGCTCTTCATCGCCTCGACGCACAGCAACGTGCTGTTCTTTACCGACCAGGGCAAAGTCTACTGGCTCAAGGTCCATGAGATTCCCCAAGGGGGCCGCGCTTCGCGGGGCAAGGCGATTGTCAACCTGCTCAATCTCGCCCCCGGCGAGAAGGTGATGACGGTGCTGCCGGTGAAGGATTTCGTTCCCGGCAAATATATTTTGACAGCCACCCAGAACGGCATCGTCAAAAAGACCGACCTGATGGCTTATTCCAACCCCCGTGCCGGCGGTATCATCGCCTTGACCATCGATGAAGGAGATCGCCTGATCGCAGCGCGTCTTACCGATGGCGACATGGATATCCTGCTCGCCAGTCGCAACGGCAAGTCAATCCGCTTCCATGAAACGGATGTGCGTTCCATGGGTCGCACTGCGCGCGGTGTACGCGGCATGGCGTTGGAAGGTGATGATCTGGTGATCGGTATGGAGACGGTCACCGAATCCACTGCCGCCACGCTGGTGACCGTAACTGAGAACGGCTACGGCAAGCGCACCAGTCTGGACGAGTACCGGGTGCAGAGCCGCGGCGGCAAAGGGATCATCACCATCAAGGCTTCGGAGCGCAACGGCAAGGTTGTTGATATCAAGCTGTGCGAAGAGGATTCGGATCTGATGTTCATCACCGACCGTGGCAAGGTGCTGCGCACATCGGTCGGCCATCTTTCCATTATCGGGCGCAATACCCAGGGGGTACGCCTGATGGTCCTGGAACCGGATGAGCGGATTGTGGCGGTGGCCAAACTCGCCGAGAAGGAAGAGGATCAGGAACTCGACGAGGTGCTGGAGCAGGCCGATGGGGACGCAATCGACGACAATCCCGACGAAACGCCGTAA
- the recF gene encoding DNA replication/repair protein RecF (All proteins in this family for which functions are known are DNA-binding proteins that assist the filamentation of RecA onto DNA for the initiation of recombination or recombinational repair.), translating into MLINALKYLNFRNIAAEELAPSEGFNVFWGQNAQGKTNLLEGIYLLGTLKSFRSSRIEDLLQFKTDRARLSAKITTARVDRHLSLILEAQGKKIELDGKAVRKATDVLGTLRPVLFSPEEVSLVKGPPGGRRDLIDRALLQADSGYLQRFNEFLRILRHRNQLLKDDAPERILAPWNESYLQAAARISADRYAYIEAIRPGLQKAYAHIAQNGECADLHCRAPSNGGFYDDLKQALQRSRSTEQRLGQTQVGPHRDDPGFMVDGRPLRIFGSQGQQRCFILAFKASQIAHLERESGEPPVLLLDDITSELDAYRKNYLFEFLRDRRGQVFLTTTDPEALCREGLEPARFYHVKKGQLHHE; encoded by the coding sequence ATGCTGATAAACGCTCTCAAATACTTGAATTTTCGTAATATCGCGGCGGAGGAACTGGCACCTTCTGAGGGGTTCAATGTTTTCTGGGGCCAGAATGCTCAAGGGAAAACCAATCTCCTTGAAGGCATTTACCTGCTGGGAACCCTGAAAAGTTTCCGTTCTTCCCGCATCGAAGACCTGCTTCAGTTCAAAACAGACCGGGCGCGTTTGAGTGCAAAAATAACCACAGCCCGGGTTGATCGTCATCTTTCCCTTATTTTGGAAGCCCAGGGGAAAAAGATCGAACTGGACGGCAAGGCGGTCCGCAAGGCGACCGATGTTTTAGGTACCCTGCGCCCGGTGCTTTTTTCGCCGGAGGAAGTTTCCCTGGTGAAAGGCCCGCCGGGGGGGCGACGGGATCTGATCGACCGTGCCCTACTGCAGGCGGACAGCGGTTATCTGCAGCGTTTCAATGAATTTCTGCGTATTCTGCGTCATCGCAACCAGTTGTTGAAGGACGATGCTCCTGAGCGTATTCTGGCGCCCTGGAACGAAAGCTATCTGCAGGCGGCTGCGCGTATCTCTGCCGACCGTTATGCTTACATCGAAGCCATTCGTCCCGGATTGCAGAAGGCTTATGCCCATATTGCCCAGAACGGGGAATGCGCCGATCTTCACTGTCGGGCACCGTCAAACGGTGGTTTTTACGACGATCTTAAACAAGCTCTGCAACGCAGCCGTTCAACTGAGCAGCGCCTTGGCCAGACCCAGGTCGGTCCTCATCGCGACGACCCGGGTTTTATGGTCGACGGTCGGCCCCTGCGGATATTTGGTTCGCAGGGACAGCAGCGCTGCTTCATCCTGGCTTTTAAAGCCTCGCAGATTGCCCATCTGGAACGGGAATCCGGCGAACCGCCTGTGCTGCTGCTCGACGATATCACCAGTGAACTGGACGCTTACCGCAAAAACTATCTGTTTGAGTTTCTGCGTGATCGTCGCGGACAGGTTTTTCTGACCACTACGGATCCCGAAGCGTTGTGTCGCGAGGGACTGGAACCGGCACGTTTTTATCACGTGAAAAAAGGACAATTGCACCATGAGTGA
- a CDS encoding NAD(P)H-dependent glycerol-3-phosphate dehydrogenase: MNIAVIGAGSWGTTLADLLARKGYQVTLWAYEADLVERMSANRVNDLYLPGTVLHENLAFSNDLPQTVTGREVVLLVPPSQVMAGLIRIAAPHFCEDALIISASKGIETETLRMMSEVLEDELPAARHEGLTFLSGPSFAKEVASGMPTAVVVASRDPQQALRAQQIMSTESFRTYTNNDIIGVELGGALKNVIALAAGVADGLGFGYNSRAALITRGLAEITRLGIAKGASPDTFAGLAGMGDLVLTCTGDLSRNRSVGIELGRGRSLEEIMSGMNMVVEGVKTTLATYRLASKLGVDVPITEQMYKILYEGKPPRQAVSDLMARDLKGEGF; this comes from the coding sequence ATGAATATTGCAGTGATTGGAGCAGGCAGCTGGGGGACCACTCTGGCAGATCTACTGGCGCGTAAGGGCTACCAGGTGACCCTGTGGGCGTATGAAGCCGACCTGGTTGAACGAATGAGCGCCAACCGGGTGAACGACCTGTATCTACCGGGCACCGTTCTGCATGAAAACCTGGCTTTCAGCAACGATCTGCCGCAGACCGTAACAGGTAGGGAGGTTGTGCTGCTGGTCCCCCCGTCCCAGGTCATGGCGGGCCTGATTCGCATCGCTGCTCCGCATTTTTGCGAAGATGCGCTGATCATTTCCGCTTCCAAAGGGATTGAGACCGAAACCCTGCGCATGATGTCAGAGGTGCTCGAGGATGAGCTGCCTGCCGCGCGTCATGAGGGGTTGACTTTCCTGTCCGGCCCCTCCTTTGCCAAGGAGGTGGCTTCAGGCATGCCGACGGCGGTGGTGGTCGCCAGCCGTGATCCGCAGCAGGCGCTACGGGCTCAGCAGATCATGAGTACCGAAAGTTTTCGGACGTATACCAACAACGACATTATCGGGGTCGAACTCGGCGGTGCCCTTAAAAACGTCATTGCGCTCGCCGCCGGGGTGGCCGACGGCCTCGGTTTCGGATACAACAGCCGGGCGGCCCTCATAACACGGGGGTTGGCCGAGATAACACGGCTTGGCATAGCCAAGGGAGCCAGTCCCGACACTTTCGCCGGACTGGCCGGCATGGGTGACCTTGTGCTGACCTGTACCGGTGATCTGTCCCGCAACCGCTCGGTGGGGATCGAACTCGGCCGCGGCCGCAGCCTCGAGGAGATTATGTCCGGTATGAACATGGTTGTAGAGGGGGTTAAAACGACCCTCGCAACCTACCGCCTGGCCTCCAAGCTGGGTGTTGATGTCCCGATCACCGAGCAGATGTACAAAATTCTGTATGAGGGAAAACCTCCACGGCAGGCCGTTTCTGACCTGATGGCGCGTGATCTCAAAGGGGAAGGGTTTTAA
- a CDS encoding endonuclease/exonuclease/phosphatase family protein, translating into MSSTIIRIMTYQVDHCRGRDGKVDPDRISQVIACARPDIVALQGIDAEAPFDHLIRLEQRLGLKAYSPGRRDCNAYLSSLRLAGLREYDLGQQGVCLRADADVHGKRLHLFNIRLQPTLAGRIRQIHALLGSELLGDDALVCPVIVLGDFGDFFWNLGNLELNMRLRPVARPLWRATYPACFPVIGRDRAYLRGQVKVTDSFIERSPLAREASSHLPLILTTEIHEPARTLRVKEIKRTGMEVAAG; encoded by the coding sequence ATGTCTTCGACCATCATCCGCATTATGACCTATCAGGTCGACCATTGCCGGGGGCGTGACGGAAAGGTCGATCCCGACCGCATCTCCCAAGTCATCGCCTGTGCCCGACCGGATATCGTCGCCCTTCAGGGAATCGATGCCGAAGCCCCCTTTGACCATCTGATCCGTCTTGAGCAGCGCCTGGGGCTGAAAGCCTACAGTCCAGGGCGTCGCGATTGCAATGCCTACCTCTCCTCCTTGCGCCTCGCCGGACTGCGCGAATACGATCTCGGTCAACAGGGTGTGTGTCTGCGCGCGGACGCCGATGTCCATGGCAAACGCCTGCATCTGTTCAATATTCGCCTGCAACCGACTCTGGCCGGCAGAATCCGCCAGATTCATGCCCTGCTCGGCAGCGAGCTTCTCGGTGACGACGCGTTGGTCTGTCCGGTCATAGTCCTTGGTGACTTCGGCGATTTTTTCTGGAATTTAGGCAATCTGGAACTCAACATGCGGTTGCGTCCGGTGGCACGACCCCTCTGGCGTGCGACCTACCCGGCCTGCTTTCCGGTGATCGGCCGGGATCGCGCCTATCTGCGCGGCCAGGTCAAGGTGACGGATTCCTTTATCGAACGCTCCCCTCTGGCGCGGGAAGCATCCAGCCACCTGCCGTTGATTCTGACCACGGAAATCCATGAACCCGCACGCACTCTGCGCGTCAAGGAGATCAAGCGCACCGGCATGGAGGTGGCTGCGGGATAG
- a CDS encoding tetratricopeptide repeat protein, with translation MGTQSTTIPTKRRKQPRGIIFAALLFIIAAALAGAWGYFNQPHQRILRGKAQVERLLMEQRFTEAAQLLRSMQQENPLFSQGADFLLQAGDVSRIHLDQPQWALLDYLLLIQKYPDDPAALKAQRRIADLYFDRLQDYPRAITFYHELLEAGAPDQGLLHYRLGEAYFRQDNFEQACIEWGQALEFYPDSPLVPEILYRLARTRALQGHADEAIQFYQTLTEDHAGDPFAKEGRIGLAATLEEQGRLREALDVLENLQEDSLDSPALMRRIEQVRGRMERKKEAI, from the coding sequence ATGGGGACGCAATCGACGACAATCCCGACGAAACGCCGTAAACAACCGCGAGGCATCATTTTTGCCGCGCTGTTGTTCATCATTGCCGCGGCCCTGGCCGGTGCTTGGGGATACTTCAACCAACCGCATCAGCGCATCTTACGCGGCAAGGCTCAGGTCGAGCGGCTTTTGATGGAACAGCGCTTCACGGAAGCGGCTCAATTGCTTCGCTCGATGCAGCAGGAAAATCCTCTCTTTTCCCAAGGGGCGGATTTTCTTTTGCAGGCGGGTGATGTGAGCCGGATTCATCTCGACCAACCGCAGTGGGCGCTGCTCGACTACCTTCTGCTCATTCAGAAATATCCCGATGACCCGGCGGCGCTGAAAGCACAGCGGCGAATTGCCGATCTGTATTTCGATCGATTGCAGGATTACCCGCGGGCGATCACTTTTTACCATGAGCTGCTGGAAGCCGGGGCTCCCGACCAGGGCCTGCTGCATTATCGTCTCGGTGAAGCCTATTTTCGCCAGGACAATTTTGAGCAGGCCTGTATCGAATGGGGACAGGCTCTGGAGTTCTATCCCGATTCGCCGCTGGTACCCGAAATTCTCTACCGTCTCGCCCGGACGCGCGCCCTGCAGGGACATGCTGATGAAGCCATTCAGTTTTATCAGACCCTGACGGAAGATCATGCCGGCGATCCTTTTGCGAAAGAGGGGCGCATCGGCCTGGCAGCAACCCTCGAGGAGCAGGGCAGACTGCGGGAAGCCCTTGATGTCCTGGAAAATTTGCAGGAAGATTCGCTCGACAGTCCTGCGCTCATGAGACGCATCGAACAGGTACGCGGGCGCATGGAACGAAAAAAAGAGGCGATCTGA